The Tripterygium wilfordii isolate XIE 37 chromosome 4, ASM1340144v1, whole genome shotgun sequence genome has a window encoding:
- the LOC119997307 gene encoding 4-coumarate--CoA ligase 2-like, translated as MENKNDPEIIFRSKLPDINIPNHLPLHTYCFEKISEFKDKPCIIDGANGRIYSYADVELTSRKVASGLSKLGIKQGDVIMLLLQNCPEFVFAFFGASFLGAMSTTANPFYTPAEIAKQATASRCEVIVTQSAYADKVKDMGLKVVIIDDAPENCLHFSELTEADDSQIPTVEIKPDDVVALPYSSGTTGLPKGVMLTHEGLVTSVAQQVDGENPNLYFHENDVILCVLPLFHIYSLNSVLLCALRVGAAILLMQKFEIVTLLELVQKYKVTIAPFVPPIVLAIAKNAEVDKYDLSSIRTVMSGAAPMGKELEDSVRAKMPNAKLGQGYGMTEAGPVLSMCLAFAKEPFEIKSGACGTVVRNAEMKIVDPETGASLPRNQAGEICIRGRQIMKGYLNDQEATARTIDKEGWLHTGDIGYIDDDDELFIVDRLKELIKYKGFQVAPAELEAMLIAHPNISDAAVVPMKDEAAGEVPVAFVVRSNGSKITEDEIKQYISKQVVFYKRINRVFFADTIPKAPSGKILRKDLRAKLAAGLAN; from the exons atggaaaacaaaaatgacCCAGAAATCATTTTCAGATCAAAACTCCCAGACATCAACATCCCAAACCACCTCCCACTCCACACATACTGCTTTGAAAAAATCTCAGAATTCAAAGACAAACCTTGCATAATCGACGGCGCTAACGGCCGCATATACTCCTATGCAGACGTTGAACTCACTTCACGCAAGGTAGCCTCGGGACTCAGCAAACTGGGCATCAAACAAGGCGACGTGATCATGCTATTACTCCAAAACTGCCCCGAATTCGTCTTCGCATTCTTCGGAGCATCATTTTTAGGCGCAATGAGTACCACCGCCAACCCGTTCTACACTCCGGCGGAGATTGCCAAGCAAGCCACCGCGTCGAGGTGCGAAGTTATTGTCACACAATCAGCCTACGCTGATAAAGTGAAGGACATGGGCTTGAAAGTTGTGATCATTGATGACGCGCCAGAGAATTGCTTGCATTTCTCGGAGTTGACGGAAGCGGACGACAGCCAAATCCCAACCGTTGAGATTAAACCAGACGACGTCGTGGCGCTCCCTTATTCGTCCGGGACGACAGGGCTGCCAAAAGGTGTCATGTTGACGCACGAAGGACTAGTGACGAGCGTGGCACAGCAAGTGGACGGAGAGAATCCCAACCTCTACTTTCACGAGAACGACGTGATCCTCTGCGTGCTGCCGCTTTTTCACATTTACTCGCTGAACTCTGTTCTGTTGTGCGCGCTGAGGGTTGGTGCGGCGATTCTGCTAATGCAGAAATTCGAGATTGTGACGCTGTTGGAGCTGGTGCAGAAGTATAAAGTGACGATTGCGCCGTTTGTGCCGCCGATTGTTTTGGCGATCGCGAAGAATGCTGAGGTCGATAAGTATGATTTGTCGTCGATTAGGACAGTGATGTCGGGTGCGGCTCCGATGGGGAAGGAGCTTGAGGATTCTGTCAGGGCTAAGATGCCTAATGCTAAACTTGGACAG GGATATGGGATGACGGAAGCAGGGCCAGTATTGTCAATGTGCCTAGCATTTGCGAAAGAACCGTTTGAGATAAAATCAGGTGCATGCGGGACCGTAGTAAGGAATGCAGAAATGAAGATCGTTGACCCAGAAACTGGAGCATCACTGCCGCGTAATCAAGCCGGCGAGATTTGCATCAGAGGGCGCCAGATCATGAAAG GTTATTTGAACGACCAAGAGGCCACAGCAAGAACTATAGACAAGGAAGGATGGCTGCACACGGGAGATATCGGCTACATTGATGACGACGACGAGCTCTTCATCGTCGATAGACTGAAAGAGCTTATCAAGTACAAAGGTTTCCAAGTTGCCCCGGCGGAGCTCGAAGCAATGTTGATAGCCCATCCAAACATCTCAGACGCTGCTGTTGTACC CATGAAAGATGAGGCTGCCGGCGAGGTTCCGGTTGCATTCGTTGTAAGATCAAATGGTTCCAAGATTACTGAGGACGAAATCAAGCAATACATTTCAAAGCAG GTTGTGTTCTACAAGAGGATCAATCGGGTGTTCTTCGCGGATACGATTCCCAAGGCACCATCAGGAAAGATATTAAGGAAAGATTTAAGAGCAAAGCTTGCAGCAGGTCTTGCCAATTAG
- the LOC119996992 gene encoding uncharacterized protein LOC119996992 produces the protein MSMLFSAGLAQLVPLPPLPPLPPGVGANPQCWSVSLQGCVVDIFVSLSSGKIGSIDTACCNAITHIEDDCWPKLFPSNPVFPNGLKTFCAAPPSLRPSIAKKLEIEILKEQTEIKQCWSSIANISGCVEEIFELFTSGKIGGFGPACCKAIITLSDKCWTKLFPINPFFPPLIKSKCGAKSGVSPPPE, from the coding sequence ATGTCCATGTTGTTCTCAGCAGGACTAGCCCAGCTTGTCCCTCTCCCTCCTTTGCCTCCCCTGCCACCAGGTGTTGGTGCTAACCCACAATGTTGGTCTGTAAGCTTACAAGGCTGCGTCGTCGACATTTTCGTATCACTCTCAAGTGGCAAAATTGGGTCCATTGACACTGCTTGTTGCAATGCCATCACACACATTGAAGATGATTGTTGGCCTAAGTTGTTCCCATCAAACCCAGTCTTCCCAAATGGGCTAAAGACCTTCTGTGCTGCACCTCCATCTCTCCGGCCGAGCATCGCCAAGAAGTTGGAGATAGAGATATTGAAAGAACAGACTGAAATCAAACAATGCTGGTCATCCATTGCAAACATAAGTGGGTGTGTTGAAGagatttttgagttatttaCGAGTGGAAAAATAGGTGGGTTTGGACCTGCATGTTGCAAGGCAATTATCACTCTCAGTGACAAGTGCTGGACTAAGTTGTTCCCTATAAACCCATTCTTTCCTCCATTGATCAAGAGCAAGTGTGGTGCAAAATCAGGAGTATCACCACCACCAGAGTGA